One Glycine soja cultivar W05 chromosome 2, ASM419377v2, whole genome shotgun sequence genomic region harbors:
- the LOC114388385 gene encoding tRNA(adenine(34)) deaminase, chloroplastic-like isoform X1, whose protein sequence is MSNAYVSSTIYAVRCKEPFSLSFNGYSNFCYERFDRTPSYCLSCCGCCDYCSVSTYRVPIKPCLINGLRQSALLQLSASRRLILGGGDHYLSRLPAYGVLRGCQELNSSVNERTDYSSSSRWRIKGRYIRAASQKGREFSHSFGSDGAEAVLSLLSEEADKDAICSKCKNASSSKRVEVDKRKNVSREKHLSSSEKVETEKKGILKRRESSSVDLRREYGKANQEREAFVKSESHRKRRDASSCSSYYSLSSGDFGSELEVQDEIGLEELSLEYEKDEANCLEEVKEEFNRQGDDSKKLQAVSNKGRIAFGVDIDWNLRNKSEKKLIEGTLQNTESIREQQDMHSREFRTHDSGHKKSSISQKRVNSEEDKSSFIDNLDKKANKAYIQTVNRRKHQSIDVQESGCDEVETTLLSQKKFSGREGKLEISETMLKETTDEYKKFVGSTSTTGKETLTSKKAFSGREGNLAISETLSQETNDKHKKIVGSTSTSGRDVIDRSSQKYSGNLKIEDTERTSNTRMKDMGVKKVSVLSSVQGVDKQKHQKGEKIITQMKDKEGRKKSEQFSEVSEAHKSNVEDTSSIKSRTRLKNMEEKSNISSDARVTLLQTDKRTTQSFQHRKGSELVSTLSEGYVSDEKQVSSSQKAYEKVRLIPKSKSTSLVRTRESSSQTDERIAKFELARDDQRSCNLSISDETNSREESSSQGSLSLISGAGKHSILASGEKRRSATMLIPSSSEMGGDSVQFELTAGIASPEIFLGTSESGSSALYDNSGRSSALHPDAIDLANRLEKSSRQFVDEFAERVMHEVTTSEAQEMEVTGTKLTLEVGGDQIYSSRQQGTQNDAQSKKHDSSRSSGFPGTKGPSDEMWDVMEPSVEQGQVAKETDISKETGKAVVTRTGRSLWGMIGDIVQLRWGSRAGSSTSAGRSAERNSPNKSDSDTWFSGQEHEETTKTNVLKKTSVPPQVMTSDKLKPGKHYTQSEGEVSDNTKLKDRGKHLEVGLSSPNTLESGSMSVGASHTSGEENVSGTEDKKDLKATTSGTQNMELPISVPARGPSIDGEIVSIGGSDMSGAESVVPIKESIAPVRSELSGSERKDGELKQRKFQRNRQVLRDRFDDWEEAYQCELEQRRIDEMFMKEALLEAKKAADTWEVPVGAVLVQHGKIIARGCNLVEELRDSTAHAEMICIREASKLLRSWRLSDTTLYVTLEPCPMCAGAILQARVDTVVWGAPNKLLGADGSWIRIFPDGGENVSEQRDMPPAPVHPFHPNMKIRRGVLATECADAMQQFFQLRRKKKKEEPPNGPSSLPVTHHPSKLLNKIHDVFHIMFCL, encoded by the exons ATGAGCAACGCATATGTTAGCTCAACAATATATGCTGTTAGGTGTAAAGAACCATTTTCATTATCTTTCAATGGCTACTCAAACTTCTGTTACGAAAGATTTGACAGAACCCCATCATACTGTTTGTCATGCTGTGGTTGTTGTGATTACTGTTCAGTCTCCACTTACAGAGTACCCATAAAGCCTTGCCTTATAAATGGCTTGAGGCAATCTGCTCTTCTTCAATTGTCAGCTTCTAGAAGGTTGATATTGGGTGGAGGAGACCATTACCTTTCTCGGCTACCAGCTTATGGTGTCCTCAGAGGTTGTCAGGAGCTTAATTCTTCTGTCAATGAGAGAACTGAttatagtagtagtagtagatGGAGAATAAAGGGAAGATATATTCGTGCTGCCTCCCAGAAAGGGAGAGAATTTTCCCATTCATTTGGTTCTGATGGTGCTGAAGCAGTTCTCAGCTTGTTGAGTGAGGAGGCAGATAAGGATGCTATTTGTAGCAAATGTAAGAATGCGTCTTCATCAAAAAGAGTGGaagttgataaaagaaaaaatgtgagCAGAGAGAAACATTTGAGTTCGAGTGAGAAAGTAGAAACAGAGAAAAAAGGAATTTTGAAACGGCGTGAATCATCCTCCGTAGACTTGAGAAGAGAATATGGAAAAGCCAACCAAGAAAGGGAAGCCTTTGTAAAAAGTGAAAGCCATAGGAAACGAAGAGATGCATCTAGTTGTTCATCTTATTACTCTCTCTCATCAGGAGATTTTGGGAGTGAGCTGGAAGTTCAAGATGAGATTGGTTTGGAAGAGTTGTCACTGGAATATGAGAAGGATGAAGCAAATTGTCTGGAGGAAGTGAAGGAAGAATTCAACAGGCAAGGGGATGACTCAAAGAAGCTGCAGGCTGTTTCAAATAAGGGAAGAATTGCATTTGGTGTGGATATTGATTGGAACCTAAGGAACAAATCTGAAAAGAAGCTGATTGAGGGAACTCTGCAAAACACTGAATCCATAAGAGAACAACAGGATATGCATTCAAGAGAATTTAGAACACATGATTCTGGTCATAAAAAATCATCTATTTCACAAAAGCGAGTCAATAGTGAGGAAGATAAATCTTCTTTTATTGACAATTTGGATAAGAAAGCAAACAAGGCATATATTCAAACAGTAAACAGAAGAAAGCATCAATCTATAGATGTACAAGAGTCTGGTTGTGATGAAGTTGAGACAACTTTGTTATCACAAAAGAAATTCAGTGGCAGGGAAGGGAAGCTTGAGATATCAGAAACAATGTTGAAGGAAACAACTGATGAATATAAAAAGTTTGTTGGTTCAACTTCTACCACAGGAAAGGAAACTTTGACATCGAAGAAGGCATTCAGTGGCAGGGAAGGGAACCTGGCAATATCAGAAACACTTTCACAAGAAACAAatgataaacataaaaaaattgttggttcTACTTCTACCTCTGGAAGGGATGTGATAGATAGAAGTTCCCAGAAATATTCtggaaatttaaaaattgaagacaCTGAAAGGACCTCAAATACTAGGATGAAGGACATGGGAGTGAAAAAAGTTTCAGTTTTGAGTTCTGTTCAGGGAGTGGATAAGCAGAAACACCAAAAAGGAGAGAAGATCATTACACAGATGAAGGATAAAGAGGGGAGAAAAAAATCTGAGCAATTTTCTGAAGTATCAGAAGCTCACAAGTCTAATGTTGAAGATACATCTAGCATAAAGTCTAGAACTAGATTAAagaacatggaagaaaaatcaaacataagCTCAGATGCAAGGGTTACGTTGCTCCAAACAGATAAAAGGACAACTCAGAGTTTCCAACACAGGAAAGGATCTGAACTTGTCAGCACTTTATCAGAAGGCTATGTCAGTGATGAAAAGCAAGTTTCAAGTTCTCAAAAAGCTTATGAGAAGGTGAGATTAATTCCAAAAAGTAAATCAACATCACTTGTTAGAACTAGAGAAAGTTCTAGCCAAACTGATGAAAGGATTGCAAAATTTGAATTGGCCAGAGACGACCAAAGATCTTGCAACCTTTCAATTTCTGATGAAACTAACTCAAGAGAGGAATCCAGCTCCCAGGGATCATTGAGTTTGATTTCTGGGGCTGGAAAACATAGTATATTAGCATCAGGTGAAAAAAGAAGGTCTGCAACAATGTTGATCCCTTCCTCTTCTGAAATGGGTGGAGACTCAGTACAATTTGAACTCACTGCAGGAATTGCAAGCCCTGAGATCTTCCTTGGAACTTCAGAAAGTGGTTCTTCTGCTTTGTATGACAATTCAGGAAGAAGTTCTGCTTTGCATCCAGATGCTATCGATTTAGCTAATCGTTTAGAGAAGTCATCTAGACAGTTTGTTGATGAGTTTGCTGAGAGGGTCATGCATGAAGTAACGACTTCAGAAGCACAAGAGATGGAAGTTACAGGAACAAAGTTGACACTTGAAGTTGGTGGTGATCAGATCTACAGCTCAAGGCAACAAGGCACTCAAAATGACGCTCAGTCAAAGAAGCATGATTCTAGTCGTTCTTCTGGGTTTCCTGGGACAAAAGGACCTTCTGATGAGATGTGGGATGTCATGGAACCATCTGTTGAGCAAGGTCAAGTAGCCAAAGAAACGGATATCAGCAAGGAAACAGGGAAAGCAGTTGTTACTAGAACTGGGAGGTCCTTATGGGGTATGATTGGTGATATTGTTCAATTACGTTGGGGTTCACGTGCTGGTTCCTCCACTTCAGCTGGAAGATCAGCTGAGAGAAACTCACCAAACAAGTCTGACAGTGACACATGGTTTTCTGGGCAGGAGCATGAGGAAACCACTAAAACTAatgtcttaaaaaaaacaagtgtaCCACCACAAGTCATGACTTCTGATAAGTTAAAACCAGGTAAACATTATACCCAAAGTGAGGGAGAGGTGTCTGACAATACAAAACTGAAAGACAGAGGAAAACATCTCGAAGTTGGATTGTCATCCCCAAATACATTGGAAAGTGGATCAATGTCAGTAGGCGCTTCTCATACTTCTGGAGAGGAAAATGTTAGTGGGACTGAGGATAAAAAAGATTTGAAAGCCACTACTTCTGGCACACAAAACATGGAATTACCAATTTCAGTACCTGCCAGAGGGCCTTCTATTGATGGAGAAATTGTAAGCATCGGTGGATCTGACATGTCTGGAGCTGAGTCAGTGGTTCCAATCAAGGAATCTATTGCTCCTGTGCGGTCTGAATTGTCCGGCTCAGAGAGAAAGGATGGAGAGTTGAAGCAAAGAAAGTTTCAACGGAACAGGCAAGTCTTGAGAGATAGGTTTGATGACTGGGAAGAAGCCTATCAATGTGAACTTGAGCAGCGACGCATAGATGAAATGTTCATGAAGGAAGCACTTTTGGAAGCCAAGAAGGCTGCTGATACATGGGAGGTACCTGTTGGTGCTGTTCTTGTGCAGCATGGGAAAATTATTGCTCGAGGCTGCAACTT AGTTGAAGAGTTACGGGACTCCACTGCCCATGCAGAGATGATTTGTATACGAGAAGCTTCAAAGCTTCTTCGATCATGGAGACTATCA GACACTACACTTTATGTAACGCTTGAGCCATGTCCAATGTGTGCTGGTGCTATCCTTCAGGCAAGAGTAGACACTGTTGTGTGGGGTGCTCCCAATAAGCTTCTTGGAGCTGATGGTAGCTGGATTAG AATTTTCCCTGATGGAGGAGAAAATGTATCAGAACAAAGAGATATGCCACCTGCCCCAGTTCATCCATTCCatccaaacatgaaaataagaaGAGGGGTCTTAGCCACTGAGTGTGCAGATGCAATGCAGCAATTCTTTCAGCttagaaggaaaaagaagaaagaggaacCACCGAATGGCCCTTCTAGCCTTCCTGTTACTCACCACCCATCCAAGTTACTCAACAAGATACATGACGTCTTCCACATCATGTTCTGTTTGTAA
- the LOC114388385 gene encoding tRNA(adenine(34)) deaminase, chloroplastic-like isoform X2 codes for MSNAYVSSTIYAVRCKEPFSLSFNGYSNFCYERFDRTPSYCLSCCGCCDYCSVSTYRVPIKPCLINGLRQSALLQLSASRRLILGGGDHYLSRLPAYGVLRGCQELNSSVNERTDYSSSSRWRIKGRYIRAASQKGREFSHSFGSDGAEAVLSLLSEEADKDAICSKCKNASSSKRVEVDKRKNVSREKHLSSSEKVETEKKGILKRRESSSVDLRREYGKANQEREAFVKSESHRKRRDASSCSSYYSLSSGDFGSELEVQDEIGLEELSLEYEKDEANCLEEVKEEFNRQGDDSKKLQAVSNKGRIAFGVDIDWNLRNKSEKKLIEGTLQNTESIREQQDMHSREFRTHDSGHKKSSISQKRVNSEEDKSSFIDNLDKKANKAYIQTVNRRKHQSIDVQESGCDEVETTLLSQKKFSGREGKLEISETMLKETTDEYKKFVGSTSTTGKETLTSKKAFSGREGNLAISETLSQETNDKHKKIVGSTSTSGRDVIDRSSQKYSGNLKIEDTERTSNTRMKDMGVKKVSVLSSVQGVDKQKHQKGEKIITQMKDKEGRKKSEQFSEVSEAHKSNVEDTSSIKSRTRLKNMEEKSNISSDARVTLLQTDKRTTQSFQHRKGSELVSTLSEGYVSDEKQVSSSQKAYEKVRLIPKSKSTSLVRTRESSSQTDERIAKFELARDDQRSCNLSISDETNSREESSSQGSLSLISGAGKHSILASGEKRRSATMLIPSSSEMGGDSVQFELTAGIASPEIFLGTSESGSSALYDNSGRSSALHPDAIDLANRLEKSSRQFVDEFAERVMHEVTTSEAQEMEVTGTKLTLEVGGDQIYSSRQQGTQNDAQSKKHDSSRSSGFPGTKGPSDEMWDVMEPSVEQGQVAKETDISKETGKAVVTRTGRSLWGMIGDIVQLRWGSRAGSSTSAGRSAERNSPNKSDSDTWFSGQEHEETTKTNVLKKTSVPPQVMTSDKLKPGKHYTQSEGEVSDNTKLKDRGKHLEVGLSSPNTLESGSMSVGASHTSGEENVSGTEDKKDLKATTSGTQNMELPISVPARGPSIDGEIVSIGGSDMSGAESVVPIKESIAPVRSELSGSERKDGELKQRKFQRNRQVLRDRFDDWEEAYQCELEQRRIDEMFMKEALLEAKKAADTWEVPVGAVLVQHGKIIARGCNL; via the coding sequence ATGAGCAACGCATATGTTAGCTCAACAATATATGCTGTTAGGTGTAAAGAACCATTTTCATTATCTTTCAATGGCTACTCAAACTTCTGTTACGAAAGATTTGACAGAACCCCATCATACTGTTTGTCATGCTGTGGTTGTTGTGATTACTGTTCAGTCTCCACTTACAGAGTACCCATAAAGCCTTGCCTTATAAATGGCTTGAGGCAATCTGCTCTTCTTCAATTGTCAGCTTCTAGAAGGTTGATATTGGGTGGAGGAGACCATTACCTTTCTCGGCTACCAGCTTATGGTGTCCTCAGAGGTTGTCAGGAGCTTAATTCTTCTGTCAATGAGAGAACTGAttatagtagtagtagtagatGGAGAATAAAGGGAAGATATATTCGTGCTGCCTCCCAGAAAGGGAGAGAATTTTCCCATTCATTTGGTTCTGATGGTGCTGAAGCAGTTCTCAGCTTGTTGAGTGAGGAGGCAGATAAGGATGCTATTTGTAGCAAATGTAAGAATGCGTCTTCATCAAAAAGAGTGGaagttgataaaagaaaaaatgtgagCAGAGAGAAACATTTGAGTTCGAGTGAGAAAGTAGAAACAGAGAAAAAAGGAATTTTGAAACGGCGTGAATCATCCTCCGTAGACTTGAGAAGAGAATATGGAAAAGCCAACCAAGAAAGGGAAGCCTTTGTAAAAAGTGAAAGCCATAGGAAACGAAGAGATGCATCTAGTTGTTCATCTTATTACTCTCTCTCATCAGGAGATTTTGGGAGTGAGCTGGAAGTTCAAGATGAGATTGGTTTGGAAGAGTTGTCACTGGAATATGAGAAGGATGAAGCAAATTGTCTGGAGGAAGTGAAGGAAGAATTCAACAGGCAAGGGGATGACTCAAAGAAGCTGCAGGCTGTTTCAAATAAGGGAAGAATTGCATTTGGTGTGGATATTGATTGGAACCTAAGGAACAAATCTGAAAAGAAGCTGATTGAGGGAACTCTGCAAAACACTGAATCCATAAGAGAACAACAGGATATGCATTCAAGAGAATTTAGAACACATGATTCTGGTCATAAAAAATCATCTATTTCACAAAAGCGAGTCAATAGTGAGGAAGATAAATCTTCTTTTATTGACAATTTGGATAAGAAAGCAAACAAGGCATATATTCAAACAGTAAACAGAAGAAAGCATCAATCTATAGATGTACAAGAGTCTGGTTGTGATGAAGTTGAGACAACTTTGTTATCACAAAAGAAATTCAGTGGCAGGGAAGGGAAGCTTGAGATATCAGAAACAATGTTGAAGGAAACAACTGATGAATATAAAAAGTTTGTTGGTTCAACTTCTACCACAGGAAAGGAAACTTTGACATCGAAGAAGGCATTCAGTGGCAGGGAAGGGAACCTGGCAATATCAGAAACACTTTCACAAGAAACAAatgataaacataaaaaaattgttggttcTACTTCTACCTCTGGAAGGGATGTGATAGATAGAAGTTCCCAGAAATATTCtggaaatttaaaaattgaagacaCTGAAAGGACCTCAAATACTAGGATGAAGGACATGGGAGTGAAAAAAGTTTCAGTTTTGAGTTCTGTTCAGGGAGTGGATAAGCAGAAACACCAAAAAGGAGAGAAGATCATTACACAGATGAAGGATAAAGAGGGGAGAAAAAAATCTGAGCAATTTTCTGAAGTATCAGAAGCTCACAAGTCTAATGTTGAAGATACATCTAGCATAAAGTCTAGAACTAGATTAAagaacatggaagaaaaatcaaacataagCTCAGATGCAAGGGTTACGTTGCTCCAAACAGATAAAAGGACAACTCAGAGTTTCCAACACAGGAAAGGATCTGAACTTGTCAGCACTTTATCAGAAGGCTATGTCAGTGATGAAAAGCAAGTTTCAAGTTCTCAAAAAGCTTATGAGAAGGTGAGATTAATTCCAAAAAGTAAATCAACATCACTTGTTAGAACTAGAGAAAGTTCTAGCCAAACTGATGAAAGGATTGCAAAATTTGAATTGGCCAGAGACGACCAAAGATCTTGCAACCTTTCAATTTCTGATGAAACTAACTCAAGAGAGGAATCCAGCTCCCAGGGATCATTGAGTTTGATTTCTGGGGCTGGAAAACATAGTATATTAGCATCAGGTGAAAAAAGAAGGTCTGCAACAATGTTGATCCCTTCCTCTTCTGAAATGGGTGGAGACTCAGTACAATTTGAACTCACTGCAGGAATTGCAAGCCCTGAGATCTTCCTTGGAACTTCAGAAAGTGGTTCTTCTGCTTTGTATGACAATTCAGGAAGAAGTTCTGCTTTGCATCCAGATGCTATCGATTTAGCTAATCGTTTAGAGAAGTCATCTAGACAGTTTGTTGATGAGTTTGCTGAGAGGGTCATGCATGAAGTAACGACTTCAGAAGCACAAGAGATGGAAGTTACAGGAACAAAGTTGACACTTGAAGTTGGTGGTGATCAGATCTACAGCTCAAGGCAACAAGGCACTCAAAATGACGCTCAGTCAAAGAAGCATGATTCTAGTCGTTCTTCTGGGTTTCCTGGGACAAAAGGACCTTCTGATGAGATGTGGGATGTCATGGAACCATCTGTTGAGCAAGGTCAAGTAGCCAAAGAAACGGATATCAGCAAGGAAACAGGGAAAGCAGTTGTTACTAGAACTGGGAGGTCCTTATGGGGTATGATTGGTGATATTGTTCAATTACGTTGGGGTTCACGTGCTGGTTCCTCCACTTCAGCTGGAAGATCAGCTGAGAGAAACTCACCAAACAAGTCTGACAGTGACACATGGTTTTCTGGGCAGGAGCATGAGGAAACCACTAAAACTAatgtcttaaaaaaaacaagtgtaCCACCACAAGTCATGACTTCTGATAAGTTAAAACCAGGTAAACATTATACCCAAAGTGAGGGAGAGGTGTCTGACAATACAAAACTGAAAGACAGAGGAAAACATCTCGAAGTTGGATTGTCATCCCCAAATACATTGGAAAGTGGATCAATGTCAGTAGGCGCTTCTCATACTTCTGGAGAGGAAAATGTTAGTGGGACTGAGGATAAAAAAGATTTGAAAGCCACTACTTCTGGCACACAAAACATGGAATTACCAATTTCAGTACCTGCCAGAGGGCCTTCTATTGATGGAGAAATTGTAAGCATCGGTGGATCTGACATGTCTGGAGCTGAGTCAGTGGTTCCAATCAAGGAATCTATTGCTCCTGTGCGGTCTGAATTGTCCGGCTCAGAGAGAAAGGATGGAGAGTTGAAGCAAAGAAAGTTTCAACGGAACAGGCAAGTCTTGAGAGATAGGTTTGATGACTGGGAAGAAGCCTATCAATGTGAACTTGAGCAGCGACGCATAGATGAAATGTTCATGAAGGAAGCACTTTTGGAAGCCAAGAAGGCTGCTGATACATGGGAGGTACCTGTTGGTGCTGTTCTTGTGCAGCATGGGAAAATTATTGCTCGAGGCTGCAACTTGTAA
- the LOC114372895 gene encoding uncharacterized protein LOC114372895 produces MKLKEQMKKTVFYELTLKQRWEKIFSKENNDGENLAVFVDVVVQTEVAKIAGREAVWNENGERVVWFKSFDDEGLEITSVGLSLKIVDRMRWEQERVGWIAGNQRQVRVERVEEFGGTNRWRKFSCYALVESFVLKRMDRKLVLTCDYRHTHQIRCIWE; encoded by the coding sequence ATGAAATTGAAGGAGCAGATGAAAAAGACAGTGTTCTATGAGTTGACACTTAAGCAAAGATGGGAGAAGATATTTTCAAAGGAAAATAATGATGGAGAAAATCTGGCTGTGTTTGTGGATGTTGTTGTTCAAACAGAAGTTGCAAAGATTGCAGGAAGGGAAGCTGTTTGGAATGAGAATGGTGAGAGGGTGGTGTGGTTTAAGAGTTTTGACGATGAGGGGTTGGAAATTACAAGTGTTGGGCTGAGTTTGAAAATTGTTGATAGAATGAGATGGGAGCAAGAAAGAGTTGGATGGATTGCTGGGAATCAAAGGCAAGTGAGAGTGGAAAGAGTTGAGGAGTTTGGAGGAACAAACAGGTGGAGGAAATTTAGTTGTTATGCATTGGTGGAAAGTTTTGTATTGAAGAGAATGGATAGAAAATTGGTGCTAACTTGTGATTACAGGCACACACATCAAATTCGGTGCATATGGGAGTGA
- the LOC114388399 gene encoding lysine-rich arabinogalactan protein 19-like — protein sequence MAAVFWALALVSLCCQLPSNAQAPASVPANSPPTTLAATSPSSGTPPAVTQAASPPTTSNPPTISQPPAIVAPKPAPVTPPAPKVAPASSPKAPTPQTPPPQPPKVSPVAAPTLPPPLPPPPVATPPPLPPPKIAPTPAKTSPAPAPAKATPAPAPAPTKPAPTPAPIPPPPTLAPTPIVEVPAPAPSSHKHRRHRHRHKRHQAPAPAPTVIHKSPPAPPDSTAESDTTPAPSPSLNLNAAPSNHQQRSIQATAALAITVLLAVTSYSC from the exons ATGGCTGCAGTGTTCTGGGCTTTGGCTTTAGTAAGCCTCTGCTGCCAGCTACCTTCCAATGCCCAAGCACCTGCATCTGTGCCGGCAAACTCGCCACCTACAACCCTAGCTGCAACATCCCCGTCTTCTGGCACGCCACCGGCAGTAACACAGGCAGCATCCCCTCCCACCACAAGTAATCCACCAACTATTTCCCAGCCACCTGCAATTGTAGCTCCCAAACCTGCTCCAGTGACACCACCTGCTCCAAAAGTTGCACCAGCTTCAAGCCCAAAAGCACCAACACCCCAAACTCCACCACCACAACCACCAAAAGTATCACCTGTCGCAGCTCCCACATTGCCACCCCCACTACCTCCACCACCTGTTGCTACGCCACCGCCGTTGCCACCACCAAAGATAGCTCCAACACCGGCCAAAACATCCCCTGCACCTGCACCAGCAAAGGCAACACCAGCACCTGCTCCTGCACCTACAAAGCCGGCTCCAACACCAGCTCCCATTCCTCCACCGCCAACACTGGCACCAACTCCAATAGTAGAGGTACCAGCACCTGCGCCATCGTCACATAAGCATAGAAGGCACAGGCACAGGCACAAGAGACATCAAGCACCAGCTCCAGCACCAACAGTTATTCACAAAAGTCCTCCGGCACCACCTGATTCCACAGCAGAATCAGACACAACACCAGCACCATCACCAAGTCTGAATTTG AATGCTGCACCATCAAACCACCAGCAAAGGAGTATACAGGCAACGGCTGCACTTGCCATCACTGTTTTGCTAGCCGTCACCAGCTACAGCTGCTAG
- the LOC114388407 gene encoding lysine-rich arabinogalactan protein 19-like, producing the protein MAAIFWALAIISLCCKLDCNAQAPATVPVKLPPTTLPPTTPTATSPSSSTPLAVTQPPTVVASPPTTSTPPTTSQPPANVAPKPAPVKPSAPKVAPASSPKAPPPQIPIPQPPKPSPVSPPPLPPPPVASPPPLPPPKIAPTPAKTPPSPAPAKATPAPAPAPTKPAPTPSPVPPPPAATPAPAPVIEVPAPAPAPVIEVPAPAPAHHRHRRHRHRHRHRRHQAPAPAPTIIRKSPPAPPDSTAESDTAPAPSPSLNLNAAPSNHQQGRNIWATAGLAIIVLLAVTGYSC; encoded by the exons ATGGCTGCAATTTTCTGGGCTTTGGCTATAATAAGCCTCTGCTGCAAGCTAGATTGCAATGCTCAAGCACCAGCAACTGTGCCGGTAAAGTTGCCACCTACAACTTTGCCACCTACAACCCCAACTGCAACATCTCCATCTTCCAGCACGCCACTGGCGGTAACACAACCACCCACAGTGGTGGCATCCCCTCCCACCACGAGTACACCACCAACCACATCCCAGCCACCTGCAAATGTAGCTCCCAAACCTGCTCCTGTGAAACCATCAGCTCCCAAAGTTGCACCTGCTTCAAGCCCAAAAGCCCCACCACCTCAAATTCCAATACCACAACCACCAAAACCTTCACCGGTCTCACCACCCCCGCTACCACCACCACCTGTTGCGTCACCACCACCATTACCACCACCAAAGATAGCACCAACACCAGCTAAAACACCTCCATCCCCTGCACCAGCAAAGGCAACACCAGCACCTGCACCCGCACCCACAAAGCCGGCACCAACACCATCACCTGTTCCTCCACCGCCAGCCGCAACTCCAGCACCAGCACCAGTGATAGAGGTACCAGCGCCAGCGCCAGCGCCAGTGATAGAGGTACCGGCTCCAGCGCCTGCACACCATAGGCATAGAAGGCACAGGCACAGACACAGACACAGAAGGCATCAAGCACCAGCTCCAGCTCCAACAATTATTCGCAAAAGTCCCCCAGCACCACCTGATTCCACAGCAGAATCAGACACAGCACCAGCACCATCACCAAGTCTGAATTTG AATGCTGCGCCATCAAACCACCAGCAAGGGAGAAATATATGGGCAACAGCCGGACTTGCTATAATTGTTTTGCTGGCTGTCACTGGCTACAGCTGCTAG